DNA from Chrysemys picta bellii isolate R12L10 chromosome 13, ASM1138683v2, whole genome shotgun sequence:
CTGCCTACTTTCCTCAGAAATATTCCAATTTCCACCAGAAAACCTGAAAATTGTTGGTTGCCTTTATGTTGTCAGAATATTTAGCTGAACAATGTCTTGTAAGGTCTCATATAAAAAGTGATGACATTATGGTCATTAATATTACTGCACAATGTATGTATGGTTAGCATGTAAAGAGTCATGTAAGTGCActggaaatatgttcctaaaataCGTTCAGACCAAGCAATCCAAGTAGAGCAAACAAAGAAGTTTGTTCCAGACAAAGAAATGTTTTTCTGCATGTTTGCCTGTCTCTGAGGTCAATTGAGCAAGGTGAGATCAGAGACAATGGAAGTTACCTTTGCATCTGAGTCAACAGGAGAAGAAGGCAGAAAGACGGCATGGCGTCTGGGACAGAAGAACTCTTCCTGGGGTGTGCACTTGGGAGGAATATATTTCAAAGGCTTGTGGGGCTATCAGAAAAAGGGGAGAAAACCCCTTAGTTATGTTAAAGGACAAAAGGAGCCAGTGCTTTTGGAATCTGTGAAAAGTCGAACCTTGAACCATGTGGGTGTAAGAGGCTGAGAACTGACTAGAAGTGAGAAATCACCTGAGACCAGAATTTTATCCTGTTAAGTTTTAGACACTAGAATGAGTGTTTTTACTTGTGCTTTGTTTGTAACAATTTCTGTCTCTTTGtccttgcttagtatcacttaaatgtAGGTTCTATATTAATAAACTCATGCTCagttttactataaaccatctCAGTGCCATGTATTAAGTTAAACAGCATGTCCTCAGTGAGCCAAGAGGCCGGTGGGTGTACTGTCTTTTTGCAGGCAGCAAACATGATACCGTCTGTGTCTGTCCAGTGACAGGAACTGGACATTGCAGAGAGAATCCCTGTGGGAGCTGAGGACCTGGGGCTCACTGAAGATTACCTGCAAGGCACTATTAAGACTGGCAGAATCTCAAATAGTTTGCTGATTTGGCAGGGAGATGAGGGTCCAGCAAAGCTCTcccttgctgaggcagagaggtaacatCGTGGCTTACCATTAAGAGCACCCGAGGCAAGTGTCACCATAACCAGATAGATAGAATTTATATAGTCAGTTCTTGGCagttttcagagaaaaaaaaaacagttttcattttttgcatttttcattttttgacaaaaattccaattaaaatgaacaatttttcttcattttattgatgacaaaattattttttctgaCCATCTATAGTAAATAGGAGCACCCGATCAACCTTCTCTATACCGCTCACCATGGTGTATGGTTACTATTTTTGAAGGACcctatgggagttaggtacccagcTCTAATCGAATGGCAATGCAAGTTGGGTCTCTAGGTCCTATCAGCCTCCACTGGGAATCCAGTCCACAAGAAAATGGCTCAGCTACCAACCCATTTTGTCCCCTGTAACCTAAAGGGAGCTTACCTATGAGGGAGAGAGTAGACCAGTCTCCATGTCCATAGATTTGACTCTGGAAATATCTACACTGTAACACATTGTGGTTGTGTCCAGGTTAAGGGAATCTAGAGCCCCGGACATACCGACACTTGGAGGTCACCCGTGAGCCCACTCCTTTGTTTGGCCATGCCCCATGCACTGTGGTCCTACCCATCCTTTGCGGGTAGCAGTGGCATCTATGTGACTGGTGCAGGACCCACCACAACTCCTCTTTGGGCATGGTGGAGATCACTCTTCCCTGGTCCACcaatccctgtcccaaagtgGGCTGCAGGCTATCTCACAGAAACACGATGGGGTGGGCAGCAGTCGGAGTTCGTTGCACAGGaactttttttccttccctcagACAGTCTGCAGTTCATGTCTTTATCTTTTCCTTTGgtctaaaacattttaaaatgaaatccgAGATACTGAGTCATGGAACTAGCTGAATCTCTGCTCCCTTTCAGGTACCTTCCCTATGGGAGAAAACAATAAACGTTACTATACACAGGTTAAAAGCGTACCTGAGGTGACCCATCAATCTTATGGACCCTCAGTAGATCAAAGTCCTTCCAACCATTCCCAAAAATTGTTACTGATGAAGGCTCAACCATTATCCTGGGTAAatcgttccaatggttaattactcttaccatgaaaaatttatttgtatttcaagtctcaatttgtctagcttcaacttccacccatTGGATTATGTTTTACCTTTCCCTGCTAGaataaagagcccattattaaatatttattccccttgTAGATACTTATAGGCTGTAATCGAGTCacccctcaaccttctctttgttaaaccaattaattattaatcaatataaactattttaaaatgtaaccataaaataaaatatgacaAAATCCCTATAGTTTTGCATGCATAACTTCTCCATCTATATATATTTTAACTGCTATGTTGGTAAATGAATAATTTATGAATAATGATGAATAATTTACAATTAACTTTTTCCCTTTGTGAATGGGATGTCTACTGAGCTTGGCCATTATCAATTAACGGTGTTGTTTACATTTACTCTGATATAAACATAGAATTAATTCCTTGGTGACATCAATGAAAAATCCCCATGATCCTAGAATGCATATAAACATGAAGAGAAGGCAACATTAGTTGTTTTCTAAGAGCATCCAACAAAATGAATGGAGtagcagagagagattaatgcaTCATCTCAGGAATGTCTTTTCACAATTGTATGAAGAATATCAGGAAAATGGTTGGCATGTGGGAAATACAACCCAGTTACTAAAATCCTGACTGAAGAGGTTGCATCAGAAATTCAAGCAGATAATTAAGGTAACATAAATCTTTTCCATGGTTGTCAGCTGCagtgaaatcatagaatcatagaggaatcatagaatatcagggttggaagagacctcaggatgtcatctagtccaaccccctgctcaaagcaggaccaacccctactaaatcatcccagccagggctttgtcaagctgggccttaaaaaaacCTCTAAGagtggagattccatcacctccctaggtaacccattccagtgcttcaccaccctcctagtgaaatagtttttttcttaatatccaacctagacctcccccactgcaacttgagaccattactccttgttctgtcatctgccaccactgagaacagccactGAGAAATCATAGAGTGAAATACTGAATTCCTTAGTCAGTGTTTACTCAGTCCCGAAATACAGTGTATACCGCTTATTAGCAACCTCTTGTTTCCCAGGAATAAGTTGCTATTATCTGGGAGTTGCAAATAAGCAAAATCCAGGGAACAAAGCTCTGGGCCTTGCCTTCCCTGACTGCAGTTTCAGAAACCTGCCTGCAGCTGGGGCCTTTCCTCCAAAAAAAAGTTGGTAAGCAGCATATCTGTTGCCAATATCCATATCCCATTAACATTAAAACAAAAGTCGTTACTATTAGGATTGCTATTAAGTGGCATCCATTGTAAATTatgaatggtctagagaagggAGATCCGGAACTCCTGTTCTCCCTGTGTCACAGCACATGAACAAAAgaacattcaatgaaattgaaaggtagCAAATTTCAAAACTCATAAAAGGCAATACCTCCTCACACAatgtgtaattagactgtggGACTCGGTCACTGGAAGGAGATTATAGCATGACCAAGTGGACATCATTCTCCAAAAATGTTATTGTATGGCCAATCTAAGATGTATCTTGAACACCTTAGTCTCATCATTATACTGGTGTTCTAAATAATTCTTTTTACTCCTTAGTGTTTATGCTACATGTGGACAAATTTACTTTGCTTAATTTTTGACATTGTTGAATACAGTGGGGCAAATTCAGAGCTGAATCAAAGGAAATGCAAAGGAGAGAAAATGTCAATAACTTATGCAGCAAACAGCTGGAAGAGATAGGTTTAATGGGACAAGCAAAGTATAAGTATCgtaaaattagaggattgggccaaaagaaacctgatgaggttcaacaaggacaagtgcagagtcttccacttaggacagaagaatcccattcactgttacagactagggaccgaatggctaggaatcagttctgcagaaaaggacttaggggttacaggggacgagaagctggatatgagtcaacagtgtgcccttgttgccaagaaggctaatggcattttgggctgtataagtaggggcattgccagcagatcgaggggtgtgatcattcccctctattcaacattggtgaggcctcatctggagtactgtgtccagttttgagccccacactacaagacgaatgtggaaaaattggaaagagtccagcggagagcaacaaaaattattagggtgctggagcacatgatttatgaggagaggctgagggaactgggattgtttagtctccagaagagaagaatgaggggggatttgatagctgctttcaactacctgaaagggggttccaaagaggatggatctagactgttctcagtggtacctgatgacagaacaaggagtaatggtctcaagttgcagtgggggagttttaggttggatattaggaaaaactttttcactagtggggtggtgaagcactggaatgggttacctagggaggtggtggaatctccttccttagaggttttttaggtcaggcttgacaaagccctggttgggatgatttaattggggttggtcctgctttgagcagggggttggactaggtgacctcctgaggtcccttccaaccctgctattctatgattctatgatcttacgTGTTAGACATCTGGGGACCAGAGGGAATACAAACAAAATCATAAGAAAATTACTTTCCCTTCTGTTCTGTGAATCAGAATTACAAAGAGTAAAAACTTGTCACTGCTCATTATTGGACAAGTTATTTtggtgtctaaagatgcagatagtcacctacatctggaatactgtgtccagttttgggccccacactacaagaaggatgtggaaaaattggaaagagtccaacggagggcaacaaaaatgattaggggtctggagcacatgacttatgaggagaggctgagggaactgggattatttagtctccagaagagaagaatgaggggggatttgatagcagccttcaactacctgaaggggggttccaaagaggatggagctcggctgatctcagtggtggcagatgacagaacaaggagcaatggtctcaagttgcagtgggggaggtccaggttggatattaggaaaaactatttcactaggagggtggtgaaacactggaatgcgttacctagggaggtggtggagtctccttccttggaggtttttaaggcccggcttgacaaagccctggctgggatgatttagttgggaattggtcctgctttgagcagggggttggactagatgacctcttgaggtcccttccaaccctgatattctatgattctattattctaagtctctggaacacatccacagcttggatgggtcatccAGTCCTTTGTTCTGAGATTCAGTtagtagcaaagttcctccagaggtaagaagctggactgaagacaaaatttaGGGGTTTCCatggccttttatagcttttgccatgtggagggcatTCCATTGTTCTTactggaaaattacagcaacaagatggagtttggagttaTGTGGGAAAGTCCCATGTCCATGCATTTCGCCAGTCACATCAGGAAATTCCATTAAGTGGAGATGGGTGTCTCtcatggtccattgtcagttaaatgttctttCGATGaaccactcaatttgaatagtccctccaagatatGCTGGCTAGCTACCTTGTGGGTGGTACCCCAGGAGCACacatttgaaatccaagtatagagccaatacttataacttcaaatacaaaaatgatacatgcatacagatagcataatcataaccagcaaatcataatctTTTCATAGACCCCTCACTctacaacctttgtacaatatttgctgcaaatatataacagtggttgcagcaatgatctatatggtcatattttaatcagataacatcacacctACATACCTGACTCCTattcaaatcctgaagtccttactttgTTTTTCCTCAAATGTAATTTTTAATTGAGTAAGAGTAAGAaatgagtagagctggttgataTATGTTTCCATCAAGTCCAGCTGATGAttccaaaattaaatattttgcaattttCATTACATGGTGAATTTCAAAATCTTGATTGTTCTTCGCAACAGAGGAACAAAAAAGAAATCGGAAACATCAGAATTTCCATCAGGACAGACACGCCATTTTTACTCATTTCTGGAGTGAGTCAGAATAGGGACCTCAGAATGTGTTACTCtagttaaaaggaaaaaatcctATATtcaagatgaaaaaaaaatcaaattaaaaaaatgtcaCCAGGGAAGCTGTGAAAAGCATCCAGCACTCTTCAGCCCACTCCAATGCTCCAGCCACTACTGTATTGTAAGTCCTAGTCAGACTCGATGCACATCAATGTAAACGAAAGGCTGACGTAAGAGATGAACATCATCGTATTACAAGGGAAAGAGAGCCAGGACCTACATACTTCTCTCTGTTCTCATAGTTTAAGATGATAACGATGAGTCAGTGGTTGTTACCTATATTTCAGGGAAAGTGTATGACAATGTTGATGGGCTATGAAATATTAACCAGCTTTCCAGCCTGAAGTGTATCTGGATAGTGAGTTTCagtaaggcatgttttctttctttctttctttctttctttctttctttctttctttctttcttaattatGAGGTTTCTGTCAAGGATTCACCAATATTTATTCTGGAGTACAATACACATGGCAAGAGAATTTCGACAGTTACCctttagaaaaaaatcactttgttcTGTGAAAATGTATGGATGGCAATTGAGATTTTTGCCTATATTATTCACttccatttttcatttcatttccttgTTCTTAGGAAATCAGACCCATGGTAAACACTAAATGGAGAAATCAAACAtccatcacagaattcatcctaCTGGGATTCGGGAGTCTCCAGGAACTGCAGACCAGTCTTTTCCTGCTGTTCCTGGTGATCTACATTGTGACCATGGCTGGGAATATCCTCATCATTGCATTAATTGTGACTGATCAGaatcttcacacccccatgtacttctttttggggaatttgtcctgcttggagacctgctacacctccaccatcctgcccaggatgctggctGGTCTCCTGACTagggacagaaccatttctgttacTGGCTGTTTTGTACAATATTATTTCTTTGGTTGCCTCGCAGGTTCAGAATGTTATCTCCTAGCAGCAATGTcgtatgatcggtatttagcaaTATGTAAACCCCTGCATTATACAATGATGATGAATGGCAGATTTTGCTTACTTCTCATTACTGGCTGCTGGATAATCTGCTCTGTAATTAATTCCATAATTATATTTTTGTTGTCCCATTTGATtttctgtggccccaatgaaattgaccatttcttttgtgatttgaCCCCATTGATAAATGTTTCCTGCAGTGACACTGAACTGATAGAACTTCTGGCTTTTATTCTCTCCTCCCTAATAGCAGTGGGCCCCTTTCTATTAACCCTGACTTCCTACATGTGCATCATCACCActatcctgagaatcccttctgCAACCAGGAGGCACAAGGCATTTTCCACCTGCTCTTCTCACCTTATTGTGGTGACCATCTTCTATGGGACCCTGATTCTTGTTTATCTGTTACCAAAAACCCACACACTGAGAGACCTGAATAAACTGTTCTCTCTCTTCTACACTGTCCTGACTCCCTTGGCCAATCCActtatctacagcctgagaaacaaggaagTTAAAAAGGCTTTAAGCAAAGGGGTTAGAGAATTTATTGATTTCTTTGGAAGGCAGACACTCCATTAATGCTTTAGATTAAAATAACAAATGTGCAAGAAAATTGACTGTGAAGGTAGAGTTCAAATTACTGATGATTTTCTATTAAGAGGTGAACCAATAAATTTTCCACAGAGTCTATGTGAAATTATTATGTGGTTTTATTATTCCTGTTGCAtgcagggccggtggaaggatgttttgcgccctaggcgaaacttccaccttgcgccccccccgtccccgagcccctaccctgaggtgcccccccgcgccatcttcccccctccgccctgaggcacctcccccaccccagctccccaccccccaccctgaggcacctcccccgccccagctcacccctgtcctgcctcctccccgagcacgcaagcctgggaggcgggacaagtgaagcagccacggtgagctcggggaggaggcggggcagaggtcagctggggcggggagttcctctgcatgacgcccccccccccccttgctgcaggcagccttccccgtgctccactgccccagctccctccgcctaaatgtcAGCAGCGaccggggtggccgaagatccggccgccgtggtcgctgccgaagaaaatagcaccccccaaatcctagctCCCTAGACGACCACCTAGAtcacctaaatggttgcaccggccctgattgcATGCATCTATCTGGCTATCTACTCATTCATCCATCTGAATTTCCATAGTGTAAGATCTTTAGGTCCTTACACTTGCCATCCTTACTCCATATTCAGTCACATTCCCTCCTCCTTCTTACTGAAtccaattcccattggcttccatTGAGTATTTACTGAAGTGGctgctatagaatcatagaatatcagggttggaagggacttcaggagatcatcttgtccaacctcctgctcaaagcaggaccaatccccaactaaatcatcccagccagggctttgtcaagcctgaccttaaaaatctctaaggaaggagattccaccacctccctaggtaacccattccagtgcttcaccaccctcctaatgaaaaagtttgttcctaatatccaacctaaaactcccccactgcaacttgagaccattgctcctttttctgtcatctgctaccactgagaacagtctagatccatcctctttggaaccccccttcaggttcTTGCTACATTGACAAGAAGATTTCCATTGATGTTCTTAaaccacctctctgagaggcagtagctaagtcaATAGAAGACTTATTCCATCAGTCTAGCTGTGCATACACTGTGGGTTAGACTGAATTAGCTACACCACTCAGGGTTCAgaatttttcacaaccctgagtgacCAAGCTAAGTTGATCtattttttaagtgtagaccaagccctagtTAAAGAGGATGGGTCTTGTAACCAGATGTCAGGACTCTGTGTATCCCCCATTTTCCCCTTTTGTGCTTTCCAATTTTCATCCAACAACATTACAATTCTGCCCACTGAGGCTTAGAACATCCCCTGAAGTTTTGGACTGGATCAGATGTGGTGTTCAAACATTACTGCATTGCATGCAGAGAGGTGGACCAACAGACAGACAAGCCGAGAAATTCCATTATATCGCGTCTTTGTGCATCAAAGCATTGTGAGGTGCTcggatactgcagtgatgagggTTATACAGGTACCtaatgcagacagacagacagacagattgaTAGATCAATCCCAcagatggctttgaaaatctcacccatacTGTGTAGGGATATTAGTCTGAGCAACCAAACACCAATCTAAGGATATAAACATCTCCTTAGAGAGATCTTCCTTTGGATGGAGAAGCTCCAATGCCAAGCTATGTGCAGATCCTAGGACATTTCTTTCCCCTAGCCTTTGGCATGACAGGGCACACTTACTGTTCAGACCTTAGGTGACTTTTTCTATTCCAGGCTGAGAAGAGCAAAACGGTGGACAAGAAGCTGATCTCcactcccagctcagcccagcacaaaagagatttttttttcctctctttttttgagaaaaatcttttctttgaggaaaacagacatttttattttattttacccaAAATCCCAATTTTCCTTTGGGTGGGTCCAAGTGTGGGTGGGTAGCCCAAGCTCCCACCACTGCTGCAACAACCACATTGCtagttttagcatgctagctcaagccctGGTAGCACAAGTCTGTCTCCACAGG
Protein-coding regions in this window:
- the LOC101950454 gene encoding olfactory receptor 6B1-like, whose amino-acid sequence is MVNTKWRNQTSITEFILLGFGSLQELQTSLFLLFLVIYIVTMAGNILIIALIVTDQNLHTPMYFFLGNLSCLETCYTSTILPRMLAGLLTRDRTISVTGCFVQYYFFGCLAGSECYLLAAMSYDRYLAICKPLHYTMMMNGRFCLLLITGCWIICSVINSIIIFLLSHLIFCGPNEIDHFFCDLTPLINVSCSDTELIELLAFILSSLIAVGPFLLTLTSYMCIITTILRIPSATRRHKAFSTCSSHLIVVTIFYGTLILVYLLPKTHTLRDLNKLFSLFYTVLTPLANPLIYSLRNKEVKKALSKGVREFIDFFGRQTLH